In Rhodovulum sulfidophilum DSM 1374, the following are encoded in one genomic region:
- a CDS encoding exodeoxyribonuclease VII small subunit, which yields MTEKPIGEMTFEDAMRALEEAVAALERGEVPLEESIALSERAMKLRQHCEAKLRDAEAKIEAMTLDGAGNPTGTKPAEGL from the coding sequence ATGACGGAAAAACCGATCGGGGAAATGACCTTCGAGGATGCGATGCGGGCTCTGGAAGAGGCCGTGGCCGCGCTCGAACGCGGCGAGGTGCCGCTGGAAGAGTCGATTGCGCTCTCGGAACGCGCGATGAAGCTGCGGCAGCATTGCGAAGCCAAGCTGCGGGATGCCGAGGCCAAGATCGAGGCGATGACGCTTGACGGCGCGGGCAACCCCACCGGGACGAAACCGGCCGAAGGTCTTTGA
- a CDS encoding histone deacetylase family protein, whose translation MTTAFLTHPDGLDHATPPGHAECADRLRAVTGALTTEGFAGLLREEAPLADEAELLRAHPQDYIDAVKAAIPAEGTVPLDPDTHVSPGSFRAALRALGGTLRAVDMVMAGAAANAFVAMRPPGHHAEAARAMGFCLFSNIAIAAKYALDRYGLARVAVVDFDVHHGNGTQDLLWSEPRTLFVSSHQMPLYPGTGEAAETGAANNVLNLPLAPRSDGRAFRAAFEAHALPRLEAFAPELVLVSAGFDAHAADPLAELAWRTEDFAWITHRLCDIAETHSGGRLVSTLEGGYDLEALGASAAAHVAVLMERGA comes from the coding sequence ATGACCACGGCGTTCCTGACCCATCCCGACGGCCTCGACCATGCGACACCGCCCGGCCATGCCGAATGCGCCGACCGGCTGCGCGCCGTGACCGGGGCGCTGACGACCGAAGGCTTCGCCGGTCTGCTGCGCGAGGAGGCGCCGCTGGCCGACGAGGCCGAGCTGCTGCGCGCCCATCCGCAAGACTATATCGACGCGGTGAAGGCGGCGATCCCGGCCGAGGGCACGGTGCCGCTCGACCCCGATACCCATGTCTCGCCGGGCTCGTTCCGGGCCGCGCTCCGGGCGCTGGGCGGCACGCTGCGCGCGGTCGACATGGTGATGGCGGGCGCGGCCGCCAATGCCTTCGTCGCGATGCGCCCGCCCGGACATCACGCCGAGGCCGCCCGCGCCATGGGCTTCTGCCTGTTTTCCAACATCGCCATCGCCGCGAAATACGCGCTTGACCGGTACGGGCTGGCGCGGGTCGCGGTGGTCGATTTCGATGTGCATCACGGCAACGGCACCCAGGATCTGCTTTGGTCCGAGCCGCGCACGCTGTTCGTCTCGAGCCATCAGATGCCGCTTTATCCCGGCACCGGCGAGGCGGCCGAGACCGGGGCCGCGAACAACGTGCTGAACCTGCCGCTGGCGCCCCGCAGCGACGGGCGGGCCTTCCGCGCCGCCTTCGAGGCCCATGCGCTGCCCCGGCTCGAGGCCTTCGCGCCCGAGCTGGTGCTGGTCTCGGCCGGGTTCGACGCCCATGCCGCCGATCCGCTGGCCGAACTGGCCTGGCGGACCGAGGATTTCGCCTGGATCACCCACCGGCTCTGCGACATCGCGGAGACCCATTCGGGGGGGCGGCTGGTCTCGACACTGGAGGGCGGATATGATCTTGAAGCCCTTGGGGCCTCTGCGGCGGCCCATGTGGCGGTGCTGATGGAGCGGGGGGCATGA
- a CDS encoding DUF1269 domain-containing protein — protein MADLIAVAFDDESKAFDMRGEMVRMQKDYLLDMEDVVVVTRDAEGKVKLHQAVNLTAAGAVGGSFWGLLIGLLFLNPLLGLAVGAGAGAISGALSDIGIDDGFMKELGETLTPGSSALFVLVRKATGDRVIERLREVNVEGRILRTSLSKEDEATLREVLEKSRATAE, from the coding sequence ATGGCCGATCTGATTGCCGTGGCCTTCGACGATGAAAGCAAGGCCTTCGACATGCGGGGCGAGATGGTCCGGATGCAGAAGGACTATCTTCTCGACATGGAGGATGTGGTCGTCGTGACCCGCGACGCCGAGGGCAAGGTCAAGCTGCACCAGGCGGTGAACCTGACCGCGGCGGGCGCCGTGGGCGGGTCGTTCTGGGGCCTCTTGATCGGGCTTCTGTTCCTCAATCCGCTGCTTGGCCTTGCGGTCGGGGCGGGGGCGGGCGCCATCAGCGGTGCGCTCAGCGATATCGGTATCGACGACGGCTTCATGAAGGAGCTGGGCGAGACCCTGACCCCCGGCAGTTCGGCGCTGTTCGTGCTGGTGCGCAAGGCCACCGGCGACCGCGTGATCGAGCGGCTGCGCGAGGTCAATGTCGAGGGGCGCATCCTGCGGACCTCGCTGTCGAAGGAAGACGAGGCGACGCTGCGCGAGGTGCTGGAAAAAAGCCGCGCGACGGCGGAGTGA
- a CDS encoding glutathione S-transferase family protein — protein MNRLYHMPLSPFCRKVRLVLAEKRIEVELVEERYWERDADFMRRNPAGKVPVLRMDGRIMAESQAICEYLDESFPDPCLLPGSPAERCEARRLVFWFDDKFHHEVTSKLLYERVNKKVTKSGYPDSRNVKAGATAIKYHLDYMGWLLDQRRWLAGDVMTLADFAAAAHLSCLDYISDVDWNRNAAVKDWYAKIKSRPAFRNILADQVPGFPPPRHYANLDF, from the coding sequence ATGAACCGCCTCTACCACATGCCGCTGTCGCCCTTCTGCCGCAAGGTTCGCCTGGTGCTTGCCGAGAAGCGCATCGAGGTCGAGCTGGTCGAAGAGCGCTACTGGGAGCGCGACGCCGATTTCATGCGCCGCAATCCGGCCGGAAAGGTGCCGGTGCTGCGGATGGACGGGCGCATCATGGCCGAAAGCCAGGCGATCTGCGAATATCTCGACGAGAGTTTCCCCGACCCCTGTCTGTTGCCCGGCAGCCCGGCCGAACGCTGCGAGGCGCGGCGGCTGGTGTTCTGGTTCGACGACAAGTTCCACCACGAGGTGACCTCGAAGCTCTTGTATGAGCGGGTGAACAAGAAGGTCACCAAGTCGGGCTATCCCGACAGCCGCAACGTCAAGGCCGGGGCGACGGCGATCAAGTACCATCTCGATTACATGGGCTGGCTCCTGGATCAGCGCCGCTGGCTGGCGGGCGATGTGATGACACTGGCCGATTTCGCGGCGGCTGCGCATCTGTCCTGTCTCGACTACATCTCGGATGTCGACTGGAACCGCAACGCGGCGGTCAAGGACTGGTATGCCAAGATCAAGTCGCGGCCGGCCTTCCGCAATATCCTCGCCGATCAGGTGCCGGGCTTCCCGCCGCCCAGGCATTACGCGAATCTCGACTTTTGA
- the queG gene encoding tRNA epoxyqueuosine(34) reductase QueG, with the protein MTAALKDRLAARAREEGLAAMGVCRPDAIPEAAGRLAEFVAKERHGQMGWMAERMSWRGNPAALWPEARSVVMFAEPYTQAHDPLAALDRPDRAAISVYAQNRDYHDVLKKRLKRLGRWFLEQAPGHEIKVFVDTAPVMEKPLAQAAGLGWQGKHTNLLGRRLGNWFFLGVIFTTVELPADAPETGHCGNCTACLDACPTGAFPAPFQLDARRCVSYLTIEHKGPVDPELRPLLGNRIYGCDDCLGICPWNKFAVAATETKYAARPDLIEPPLAELAGLDDAAFRARFSGSPIKRIGRGRFVRNVCYAIGNSGDSRLRGAVARLSEDADPVVAEAARWAVARLSRG; encoded by the coding sequence TTGACCGCGGCGCTGAAAGACCGCCTCGCCGCCCGGGCCCGCGAAGAGGGGCTGGCGGCGATGGGGGTCTGTCGGCCCGACGCGATCCCCGAGGCGGCCGGGCGGCTGGCCGAGTTCGTGGCCAAGGAGCGCCATGGCCAGATGGGCTGGATGGCCGAGCGAATGTCCTGGCGCGGCAATCCGGCGGCGCTCTGGCCCGAGGCGCGGTCGGTCGTGATGTTCGCCGAGCCCTATACCCAGGCCCATGACCCGCTGGCGGCGCTGGACCGGCCCGACCGCGCCGCGATCTCGGTCTATGCCCAGAACCGCGACTATCACGACGTGCTGAAGAAGCGGCTGAAACGGCTCGGGCGCTGGTTCCTCGAACAGGCGCCGGGCCATGAGATCAAGGTCTTCGTCGATACCGCCCCGGTGATGGAAAAGCCGCTGGCCCAGGCCGCTGGGCTGGGCTGGCAGGGCAAGCATACCAACCTGCTGGGCCGGCGCCTCGGCAACTGGTTCTTCCTCGGCGTGATCTTTACCACCGTCGAGCTGCCCGCCGATGCCCCCGAGACCGGGCATTGCGGCAATTGCACCGCCTGTCTCGACGCCTGCCCGACCGGTGCCTTCCCCGCGCCCTTCCAGCTCGATGCGCGGCGCTGCGTTTCCTACCTGACGATCGAGCACAAGGGCCCGGTCGATCCGGAGCTCAGGCCGCTTCTGGGCAACCGGATCTATGGCTGCGACGACTGCCTCGGCATCTGTCCCTGGAACAAGTTCGCCGTCGCCGCGACCGAGACGAAATATGCCGCCCGCCCCGATCTGATCGAGCCGCCCCTGGCCGAGCTGGCCGGGCTGGACGATGCCGCCTTCCGCGCGCGCTTCTCGGGCTCGCCGATCAAGCGCATCGGGCGCGGCCGTTTCGTGCGCAATGTCTGCTATGCGATCGGCAATTCGGGCGACAGCCGGCTGCGGGGCGCGGTGGCGCGACTTTCGGAGGATGCCGACCCGGTCGTGGCCGAGGCCGCGCGCTGGGCCGTGGCGCGGCTGTCTCGGGGCTGA
- a CDS encoding MarR family winged helix-turn-helix transcriptional regulator, translating to MAQIAPAVTQKSGESLLFLTDEQLRKGIEAMFFAYRGFTADPDRILEERGYGRAHHRAVHFIHQAPGTTVNNLLSILGVTKQSLNRVLRALIEDGLVESRVGHRDKRERHLYLTEAGLDLEHHLSDAQRARMRDAYRAAGPAAVAGFRQVLEAMMDPEMRRHFHRITERGA from the coding sequence ATGGCCCAGATCGCCCCGGCGGTTACCCAGAAGAGCGGTGAAAGCCTGCTGTTTCTGACAGATGAACAGTTGCGAAAGGGAATCGAGGCGATGTTCTTCGCCTATCGCGGCTTCACCGCGGATCCCGACAGGATTCTCGAGGAACGGGGGTATGGCCGGGCGCATCATCGGGCGGTCCATTTCATCCACCAGGCGCCCGGGACCACCGTGAACAACCTGCTCTCGATCCTCGGCGTGACCAAGCAGTCGCTCAACCGGGTGCTGCGCGCGCTGATCGAGGACGGGCTGGTCGAAAGCCGGGTCGGGCATCGCGACAAGCGCGAACGCCACCTGTATCTGACCGAGGCCGGGCTCGATCTCGAACATCATCTCTCCGACGCGCAGCGCGCGCGGATGCGCGATGCCTATCGCGCCGCGGGTCCCGCCGCGGTGGCCGGCTTCCGCCAGGTGCTCGAGGCGATGATGGATCCCGAGATGCGCCGTCATTTCCACAGGATCACCGAGCGCGGGGCATGA
- the mtgA gene encoding monofunctional biosynthetic peptidoglycan transglycosylase, with product MAKPTKSTGTRRSGTKTTGTRNAGAKAAGKKPARRDSVPLPLAQRLRRAARRGALAVLALVALVLIAPSLVNPPTTPTMMAERMRLGDIDQQWAPMREIAPAMQRAAVAAEDANFCRHWGFDMGAIRGALEAGGRYGASTISQQTVKNVYLWQGRSWPRKALEAVLTPMVELTWSKRRILEVYLNVAEFGEGVFGVDAAAWHYYGIPPSKLSRSQAARLAVLLPNPKDRDPNHLSPTLLRRADQVEEGAATILADGRSDCFDH from the coding sequence ATGGCGAAACCGACGAAAAGCACCGGGACGAGACGTTCCGGAACCAAGACTACCGGAACCAGGAATGCCGGGGCGAAAGCTGCCGGAAAGAAGCCCGCGCGGCGCGACAGCGTCCCCCTGCCGCTGGCCCAGAGGCTGCGTCGGGCGGCCCGGCGCGGGGCGCTGGCGGTCCTCGCGCTCGTGGCCCTGGTGCTGATCGCACCAAGTCTCGTCAACCCGCCAACCACGCCCACCATGATGGCGGAGCGGATGCGGCTTGGCGATATCGACCAGCAATGGGCCCCGATGCGCGAGATCGCACCGGCCATGCAGCGCGCGGCCGTGGCCGCTGAAGACGCGAATTTCTGCCGCCACTGGGGCTTCGACATGGGCGCGATCCGCGGCGCGCTTGAAGCCGGCGGGCGCTACGGCGCCTCGACCATCAGCCAGCAGACGGTCAAGAATGTCTATCTCTGGCAGGGGCGCAGCTGGCCGCGCAAGGCGCTCGAGGCGGTGCTGACGCCGATGGTCGAACTGACCTGGTCCAAGCGGCGCATCCTCGAGGTCTATCTCAACGTGGCCGAATTCGGCGAGGGTGTGTTCGGCGTCGACGCCGCCGCCTGGCATTATTACGGCATCCCGCCCTCGAAGCTGTCGCGCTCGCAGGCCGCGCGGCTGGCTGTGCTGCTGCCGAACCCGAAGGACCGCGATCCGAATCATCTGTCGCCGACGCTGTTGCGCCGGGCCGATCAGGTCGAGGAGGGCGCTGCGACGATTCTTGCCGACGGCCGATCGGATTGTTTCGACCATTGA
- a CDS encoding branched-chain amino acid aminotransferase has product MTGYDDRDGVIWMDGKLVPWRDANVHILTHAMHYASAVFEGERAYGGKIFKSHEHSERLKRSANMIDFEIPYSVEEIDAAKAEVMKANGLTDCYVRPLAWRGSGPDMGVAAAQNPVRMAIAVWEWGAYYGAAKMKGAKLDIAKWKRPDPATAPSQAKASGLYMICTMSKHAAQAKGCSDAMMFDYRGYVAEATGANIFFVKDGEVHTPKADCFLNGITRQTVIGLLKDKQIKVHERHIEPAELEGFQQCWLTGTAAEVTPVAEIGDYNFEVGALTHDIAETYETFVRA; this is encoded by the coding sequence ATGACTGGCTACGACGACCGCGACGGCGTTATCTGGATGGACGGGAAACTGGTGCCCTGGCGCGACGCCAATGTGCACATCCTGACCCACGCCATGCACTACGCCTCGGCGGTATTCGAAGGCGAGCGGGCCTATGGCGGAAAGATCTTCAAGTCGCACGAGCATTCCGAGCGCCTGAAACGTTCGGCGAACATGATCGACTTCGAGATCCCCTATTCGGTCGAGGAGATCGACGCCGCCAAGGCCGAGGTGATGAAGGCGAACGGGCTGACCGACTGCTATGTGCGTCCGCTGGCCTGGCGCGGATCGGGTCCGGACATGGGCGTGGCCGCGGCACAGAACCCGGTCAGGATGGCGATCGCCGTCTGGGAATGGGGTGCCTATTACGGCGCGGCCAAGATGAAGGGCGCCAAGCTCGACATTGCCAAATGGAAGCGGCCCGATCCGGCGACCGCGCCGAGCCAGGCCAAGGCGTCCGGGCTTTACATGATCTGCACCATGTCCAAGCATGCGGCGCAGGCCAAGGGCTGTTCCGACGCGATGATGTTCGACTATCGCGGCTATGTGGCCGAGGCGACCGGGGCGAACATCTTCTTCGTCAAGGATGGCGAGGTGCATACGCCCAAGGCCGACTGCTTCCTGAACGGGATCACCCGGCAGACCGTGATCGGCCTGCTGAAGGACAAGCAGATCAAGGTGCATGAGCGCCATATCGAGCCCGCGGAACTGGAAGGCTTCCAGCAATGCTGGCTGACCGGCACCGCGGCCGAGGTGACCCCGGTGGCCGAGATCGGCGATTACAATTTCGAGGTCGGCGCACTGACCCATGACATCGCCGAAACCTACGAGACCTTCGTCCGGGCCTGA
- a CDS encoding DMT family transporter encodes MNPSRAIGLKLTSVTLFVVMSALIKAASEQGVPPGETVFFRSFFALPVILVWLVWTGQLGAGLRTKDPLGQFWRGLVGGTAMVLNFAALGILPLPEATAISYSSPLLVVIFAAMFLGEKVRLFRLSAVALGLLGVLVVISPRLSSFGTDAVDARATLGAVVALGGASCAALAQVFVRKLVQTERTSAIVFWFSVVATVLSLFTIPFGWVMPSPGAAAMLILAGLVGGLAQICLTSAYRHAEAGLVAPFDYASILLALVIGYFVFAEVPTPMVLIGAGLIISAGVFIIWRERQLGLERGRARKGITPQG; translated from the coding sequence ATGAACCCGTCCCGCGCCATCGGCCTGAAACTTACCTCCGTCACGCTTTTCGTGGTGATGTCGGCCCTGATCAAGGCCGCCTCCGAACAGGGGGTCCCGCCCGGTGAGACGGTGTTCTTCCGGTCGTTCTTCGCGCTGCCGGTGATCCTGGTCTGGCTGGTCTGGACCGGGCAGCTGGGCGCTGGGCTGAGAACGAAGGACCCGCTGGGCCAGTTCTGGCGCGGGCTGGTGGGCGGCACGGCGATGGTGCTGAACTTCGCGGCGCTGGGCATCCTTCCGCTGCCCGAGGCGACGGCGATCAGCTATTCCTCGCCGCTGCTGGTGGTGATCTTCGCGGCGATGTTCCTGGGCGAGAAGGTGCGGCTGTTCCGGCTGTCGGCGGTGGCGCTGGGGCTGCTGGGGGTTCTGGTCGTGATCAGCCCCCGGCTGTCCTCCTTCGGCACCGATGCCGTGGACGCGCGGGCGACGCTTGGCGCGGTGGTGGCGCTGGGCGGGGCCAGTTGCGCGGCGCTGGCCCAGGTCTTCGTGCGCAAGCTGGTCCAGACCGAACGGACCTCGGCCATCGTGTTCTGGTTCTCGGTGGTCGCGACGGTCCTGTCGCTGTTCACCATCCCCTTCGGCTGGGTCATGCCCTCGCCCGGGGCGGCCGCGATGCTGATCCTGGCCGGGCTTGTCGGCGGGCTGGCCCAGATCTGCCTGACCTCTGCCTATCGCCATGCCGAGGCCGGGCTGGTGGCGCCCTTCGACTATGCCTCGATATTGCTGGCGCTGGTGATCGGCTATTTCGTCTTTGCCGAGGTGCCGACCCCGATGGTGCTGATCGGTGCCGGTCTGATCATCTCGGCTGGCGTCTTCATCATCTGGCGCGAACGCCAGCTTGGGCTGGAGAGGGGCCGCGCGCGCAAGGGGATCACGCCCCAGGGCTGA
- a CDS encoding response regulator, whose product MTGEAELHLLIVDDDERIRELLRKFLMRQGFWISTARDADHARKLLQGLEFDLIVLDVMMPGEDGIALTRALRQEIATPILLLTARGETSDRIRGLEAGADDYLPKPFEPKELLLRINAILRRVPQVRSEIELPQVLQLGPVRYDVGRGELWQGEERVRLTATEAQLMKIFSANPGEAVSRTRLVEELGRDGGQAQERAVDVQITRLRRKIENDPKQPRYLQTVRGEGYMLAPD is encoded by the coding sequence ATGACGGGCGAGGCCGAGCTTCATCTGCTGATCGTCGACGACGATGAGCGGATCCGCGAGTTGTTGCGCAAGTTCCTGATGCGGCAGGGCTTCTGGATCAGCACCGCGCGCGATGCCGATCATGCCCGCAAGCTGTTGCAGGGGCTCGAATTCGACCTGATCGTGCTGGACGTGATGATGCCGGGCGAGGATGGCATCGCGCTGACCCGCGCGCTTCGGCAGGAGATCGCGACGCCGATCCTGTTGCTGACCGCGCGCGGCGAGACCTCGGACCGGATCCGGGGGCTCGAGGCCGGGGCCGACGACTATCTGCCCAAGCCCTTCGAGCCGAAGGAACTCCTGCTCAGGATCAACGCCATCCTGCGCCGGGTGCCGCAGGTGCGCTCCGAGATCGAGCTGCCGCAGGTGCTGCAACTGGGCCCGGTGCGCTACGATGTCGGCCGGGGCGAGCTCTGGCAGGGCGAGGAGCGGGTCCGGCTGACCGCGACCGAGGCCCAGCTGATGAAGATCTTCTCGGCCAATCCGGGCGAGGCGGTCAGCCGGACCCGGCTGGTCGAGGAACTGGGCCGCGATGGCGGGCAGGCGCAGGAGCGTGCGGTCGATGTGCAGATCACCCGGCTTCGGCGCAAGATCGAGAACGACCCGAAACAGCCCCGCTACCTGCAGACCGTGCGGGGCGAGGGCTACATGCTGGCGCCCGACTGA
- a CDS encoding polyprenyl synthetase family protein, translating into MFQSSLKSAAERIETRLTEALAGAADQPVTQAMRYAVSGGKRLRGFLVLESAALYDIAPEAAVDAAAAVEALHAYSLVHDDMPCMDDDDLRRGQPTVHVKWDDGTALLTGDALQTLAFELLSAPACHPDPAVRIDLVASLARASGIDGMVLGQAQDIAAETAGRSLTLDEITELQANKTGALIRWSAEAGARLARADIAPLTAYSTALGLAFQIADDILDVEGDAAKTGKRVHKDAEAGKATFVSLLGLDGARARALALVEEAEAALDPFGGRADPLKAAARFVISRES; encoded by the coding sequence ATGTTCCAGTCCAGCCTGAAATCCGCCGCCGAGCGGATCGAGACGCGTTTGACCGAGGCTTTGGCCGGCGCCGCCGACCAGCCCGTCACGCAGGCGATGCGCTATGCCGTCTCGGGCGGCAAGCGGCTGCGCGGGTTCCTGGTGCTCGAGTCGGCCGCGCTTTACGACATCGCGCCCGAGGCGGCGGTCGATGCCGCGGCCGCGGTCGAGGCGCTGCATGCCTACAGCCTTGTTCATGACGACATGCCCTGCATGGATGATGACGACCTGCGCCGCGGGCAGCCGACCGTGCATGTGAAATGGGATGACGGCACCGCGCTGTTGACCGGCGACGCGCTGCAGACGCTGGCCTTCGAGCTGCTGTCCGCGCCCGCCTGCCATCCCGACCCGGCGGTGCGGATCGATCTGGTGGCCTCTCTGGCCCGGGCCTCGGGCATCGACGGCATGGTGCTGGGCCAGGCCCAGGACATCGCCGCCGAGACCGCCGGCCGGTCGCTGACGCTCGATGAGATCACCGAGCTGCAGGCCAACAAGACCGGTGCGCTGATCCGCTGGTCGGCCGAGGCGGGCGCGCGTCTGGCCCGCGCCGATATCGCGCCGCTCACCGCCTATTCCACCGCGCTGGGCCTTGCCTTCCAGATCGCCGACGACATTCTCGACGTCGAGGGCGATGCCGCCAAGACCGGCAAGCGGGTCCACAAGGATGCCGAGGCCGGCAAGGCGACCTTCGTGTCGCTTCTGGGGCTCGACGGCGCCCGCGCCCGGGCCCTGGCCCTGGTCGAAGAGGCCGAGGCCGCGCTGGATCCCTTTGGCGGGCGGGCCGATCCGTTGAAGGCCGCCGCCCGTTTCGTCATTTCCCGAGAGTCGTAA